Sequence from the Festucalex cinctus isolate MCC-2025b chromosome 21, RoL_Fcin_1.0, whole genome shotgun sequence genome:
CGCGAATGAAGCTTTGACCACAAGGCCGATTTGCCCGCAGGTGCTTCAGATGCAGTGCAACATCGAGCCCGTGGATGAAGGCGCTAAGCATCATGTGAGGCGTCTCGTCACTTATGTACGCACACAGAAATGATTCCAAATGTTAAACTTGATGTTCTCCTTTTTAGCTGACTTTGCTGCTCAAACTCGAGGACAAACTCAACCGACACTTGAGCTGTGATCTGTTACCAAGTAGGTTATTGTCTGGCTAACCAGCCAACTCGCTAGGCTGTCTCTTATGTagctctgtctttttttttttttttaagatgagaaTGTGCAAGAGTTGGCCGTGGAGCTTGTTCAGCTCGGCTTCATCAGTGAGGTAGGCCCTCCTagcccagtaaaaaaaaaaaaatatatatatattaataataataataattaatctttgacgTCAAAGTGTTCACTTACCTTCCTCCATTTTTAAGACTTATCCGTGACTTTTTGGTGTGCAGGGCGATCAACCTCGTCTCGCGTGCGTTCTCGAAGAGGCCTTCTCCAAGTTCTACAGCCGCAACGGTTCCCTCAACCCCGTGACGGTCTCCTCGTAGCCAAGGACTTCCCTCTGCCTCATCCTGGGTCGGCCGCCGTCTCCATCCTCCTCGTACACAGAAGAGGAAAGCCTTGCTCTTGACTGCGCCCCCCTCGCCGCAGTCTGTTTGTTCTGGTGGGACAAAGCTGCCACTAAgtggttctctttttttttttttttttttttgtttgtttgtttgttttttctctcccaaccAGTACAGCCATCAAGCCTCACGGCaacaagaaggaaaaaaaaatgtcactcttGGGCTTGTTTCTTTAACTTAAAAATCATGAAATGTTGAAACTGCGAAAAAGCGGTATTTTCCTCAAGTCAGTATTAAAactgtatttttaacatttttactgTTAAATAGCTGTCTCCTCCTGCCTCCAGATTACTGAAGTGTTATCAAGTGTGCTTAGGCTGCTTTCCTGTCAAGCTCAAGACAATTGGAGAAAGCGTGTAGTcgtacaagttaaaaaaaaaaaaaatcccaactatTTATTTGACTAATTCACTTGCAGTACTATTGTGACCACTTGTTCTGAATGTAAgcttttacccccccccccccccctttttcatGCAATtctcagaacaaaacaaacaaaacattaaaaattgtTTCCAAATTTAGTCTGGCCAAGGTAGGAAAACGGTTCTCCAGTGCTGCTGTTTGAAATCACGCTGTTACTTTCTCCGCAAGCTCCCGACTCGTGATCAAGTCTGTGAAGGTGGCGTTCATTTTACACAAGGCTGCTTTCCATCAATgtgaacatttttcttttttttaaaaaacacttgTCTGCTCTGTATGTGCTTTGCTAGTCGATGAGAATGAAGTCtgtaaattattttcaaatgtccGTGGCTGTGAATAGCGGCACAGTTTGCACTTTTCTCTCCACCTGTTGTTACTTTTGAGTGAAAATGTTCAgcagccccccccaaaaaaacatgcaaaattatCCAAAAGGCCATCCATCATCGGGGATCGTTTGTGTTGCCTTTGCTGCGACTGTCTCACAGGGTGTGTACAGACTTGGAGTGTGCGTGACACTCACCGCTTTCTGCTATCTATTGgtttgccctcttttttttttttttttttttcacttcccgaaaataaaaaaaataaaaaatactaatcagcaATTTGCTCTGTTGAGTTTTAAATCATAACACAAAATCGACTTACTTTAGCAAGAGAACTCGGGATTTAAATTATCCGACTGAAATGATGCACACAAATCAGACAAAATtcatttatacaaaaaaaaaattgaattctcCATTCTCTGATTTAAGAAAGGGTAGCCCTTGTACAAGTACCGTATACTCTTGTACATACTTAATGTCACAATGTGTGCTAATACACTTTCATGCTGACAAAACACGTTGCCGTACAAATTGACAAAGAggtataataataaaagtaaagcCAGGCTAAAAAATAGTTTTGATATAAAACACCTTAGAAACACGCTCTAAATAAAAAGCTACCCCCCAAAATTGGTGACATCACAGCTCTGGAGTGTCATCCAGCTGTTGGTTGAAATTTCCATTGTGTACAATTCGGTGTACgagtagaaaagaaaagaagcagAACTACAGAAACAGTACATAGCACTTCAGTTCAAACACAGCACTCGTTCACATTAACTTCGTGTCTTTACTTCCCTGTTTGAAAGTCACGTTTAGAGGCACAGTAATTCAGTTCGTGGCCCACGTTTGCTCAAGTGGATTCCAGTCCTGGGCGAGGTCTCGATCCAAACACAATGTCATCCAAATCCGGAAGAGAACAGGATTACTGTCAAACCTGCTCAATCCAATGACATTTGTGTTAAATGTATCATTCAAATAGTTCGCCATTTTTAAGAGACAAAAACACACTGTTGCATACTAATTGCTTAAAAAGATAGaatattcaaattattttttgtattacaaACCTGATCATTTATATATCAAGTGTCGCAAAAGTTACTATACACTTCTCTTTTTCCCTATTTTGTGACACCTGaaacaaaatggtaaaaaaagaaatgagtaATAACTTCCGGGACACCctatatatgtaaataaaaatgttatagtCCATAATGCTGCGGAGAGACAGCAAAGAATAATGAATCACATTAGGATACattgcagcttttttttcagccccaaaattaaaaaatacaaatatgttttgataaatataaaaaaagctCACATAAATTGGAACACACTTTTCATTGGACAATATTTGATCAGTTTGCGTTGGAATTATGGTTTGCATCAACGGCGTATAATGAAGGTGAGTGAAAAGCAGCTAAATTCAGTTGAAAGACATAATTGATTTGAATGGAAAATGAGTTGAAATTTGCAAGTAGGCCTATCTTGATTTTAATGACATTCAAATCCagtgggtaaaaaataaaataaaatgaaaaatacagaaAAGCCCAGTAGAGCACTAAACTAATGATCACATCTGCCTTAGTTCCCTTATACAATAAATCAACGTTTCTTGGTttgacaaatttttattttttttgtaaattattttttttaatgctgactCTTGAATATGTTTTCATTGATTTACATCCAGTAAATTTTCGCTGTACAGAAAACGTATCTccaaaattgaacattttttaatgtggatatacatattaggggtttgactttaatttaaccaaaaaaacaagcgttttttgctgttttttcttttcttttctttttttttttaaacgcatttTAATCACGGTTTATCGTTTGCTCTCCTGTGCGTGTTTACGTTTGACCAGTGGAGGGCAGCAAAAAAACTTGGCGCTGCAGTCCGACGGAAATgatgaagtagaagaagaatcgtTTGCATCCAAAACAATGCGGAACCATTTTATCAGGGTACATTTTCTGGTACACCGATTGCACTAACGGACTTGTCAACAATGGAGCAATGGAATGAAACTGCTGCGCGTGGAGTGTTGGGAggcaaattttttttccaaatgcaaCCCGATGGAAGCTTTAATAAAAGCGTGGTTTTTTGCCTATTTTGCCAAAAACAGTTTGCATACCACCGCAACAATTCAACCCTCCGCTACCACCTGAACGCAAAACATCCTTTCGTCAACGACGCCGCCAACACCGATGACGCGAGCAGACCCGCCACGAGTCGTCAGCACCGCAAAATCGGCGATGTAATTGGCTTCAGGGCAAGTGAGTCAACAACGGAGAAACTAACAACCGCAATCGTAAACTGGATCACTCTGGACTGCAGACCACTATCAATAGTCGAAGATAAAGGGCTGGAAAATGTGCTCCAGATTGCGACGTGTAATCCGACTTTAAAGATGCCTTGCAGAGAGACTATTTCAGACATAATACAACAAATGTATGACACCGAAAAACCATTAAAATTGGACGCGTTAAAGAACTCTCAATTTGTGGCTCTGACTGGGGATTACTGGACCTCCATTCGTGATGAGATTTACGTGGGAGTGACCGCGCACATTGTTGATGTCACACACGACACATGGCATCTGCAATCTTTTATCGTAACTGTGCTGAATACAGACAGCAGGCATGTTGAAAACTGTTATGAAGAGTTTCTGTCGGTGGCGGAGATTTGGGGAATTCAGCAAAAGATCACCACAATCGGAACAGAAAGTGCACCAACCACCACGGCTGCCGAAAGACTCCTCCAATTTCAACACATGCCTTGCATTGCTCACATCTTGCAAAGGACCATCACGTTTAGCCTTGCTGAAAGTGGCTTTAATGGCACGTTAATCAAATGTCGCAAGATAGTTGCTCACTTCAAACACAGCCCTGAGAATACCGAGGAACTGTATCAGGAGCAATCAAGACTGGGCCAAGAAAACGAGCCACTCGTCAAAGATGTTTCCACAAGATGGAATTCAACGCTTGATATGATTGCTCGTCTACTGAAGAATCAAGAGGCTGTTTTTACTGCTTTAGACAAACAGAAGCATGCGCTGAACATGTTAACTCCATCGGAGATTCTTCAACTCCAAATGTTGGTGACTGTCCTTGAACCATGCAGGTAAATAAATCCTGTGAATAACACTCGtgtataatacaaaaaaaaaaaaaaaaagtgttattcacgggattttacattgtttttttttatggaatttgtttacttttcttCAACAACTTTCCTGAACTGTCTCCTACAGATTTGTGACCGAGCTCCTCGGCGGCAAGACCTACGTGACCTGTTCCGTGGTTTTACCTGCTCTCTGCCACCTGCAGCACACCATGGAGGTCTCCGGTGACGACTCGGACTGCATTGTGAAATTCAAGACCGCTTTCACAAAAGAGTTAGCCCAACGTGCAGCAACACTCAACCACGACTGGCTCAAGATGGCCACCGTGCTTGACCCGCGCTTTAAGGATTTAAAGTGTCTTAAAAGGGAGGAGCGAGATGAAGTTTGGACCAGGCTTGAGGTCCTACTGCAAGAACAGTTTGACAGTAGCACCACGCAGgagccaaaaaagaaaaagaggctcctTCTGTCTTCATTTGATTCCGACTCTGATTCAGAGGAGGAAGCCCAGTGGATCGGGGCCCTGAAATTGTATCGAAGCGAAACCACCATCGGCGAGTCGGACTGCCCGCTACATTGGTGGGCCAGTCGAGCAGCGACCCACCCAGAGCTGTCCGTCCTGGCCCGCAAGTATCTCAGCAGCCCGGCTACTTCTGTCCCTTGTGAAAGGCTCTTCTCACTGGCGGGTCACATAGTTACAAAAAAGAGAGCCGCCTTGAGCGCGGCAAATGTCAACAGGCTGGTTTGTCTTAGCAACTGGCTGAAAGAGAAGGAGAATAAGTAAGCGTGGTGGTGGAGGTATCATGAGGCCAGTgggtttgcagttttttttgcacaaaactgTTCTGGCTTAATGTAAATAAAGACATGCATATTATGTTGAGTTGTTGTTTTAGCTATGTAAAGGAAATGCtgctctgaaaaaaaatgttcctgcAATAGCAATTGAACTTTCAGTTAAATTTTAGCCTgtgacacttttgtttttctcctgttttgtaTTGGAATGTGATTGCCGTAAATGCTTTTTTGCAATTGACAATATTCATGTCTATTGGCCATTGAAAccatttgaataaaaaataaaaaaatgttgctttttgtgGTACATTGTATATAATTATTCAAGATTAATTCTAAagcttttaatttcataattaaaaaaaaaaaaaatctcacccaTACTATatcatgtgatttttttacatatgcatcgaaacttttattttataaacttgAAAACTGCAGTCTTGAGGAAAACATTTTATACCTCAgtattttttgtcttgtttagctgataataaattatttttttatacttacAAATTTCCTGATTTAAAAATTTACTgcgaaaaacaaaatgacactgTATAAAACAAGTGCAAAATAATACAttagaaaataaaactttttccaccccagatgaatgaaattaatttctaaatgtggtgataaaaaaaaaagatgtcattgcTAGTTCTCcgataaaatacacatttgggattgaaaaaaatatttgttaaaatcccaccttttttttaatacttaaaaatgtatatgtaaagtattttttttttttttaattgtttttcagCTTTAAAGAAAACTCCCCAATTTAGTCAACTTTCTTCACAATAAAATCCCCAAATTTGGAGATACATGCCTTGTGCTGGACAGCGACTACAATGTATGTAAACCTACCGACATTATTCCAATGATTcaaaaatttgcaaaaatgttgtgctttttcatTGCGTGTGTGTTGTGACCTCGCCGTGAAAGTTTTGTGCTTTCATTTtccaatttctttttttctaatcatGCCCCTGAAGAGAGTGACTACCattgaatgaaaatatgaaaagcaTGAATTGACTTACACGCATGGACCGAATTAGATGCCTAAGTCCAGGTACCTGTGTGTTAGACTCCCACCGTTGACAGATCATCTTTAGCAAAGGTAGAACGGGATGTCACGTGAGCACCTGGAGGGCACTTCTAAGGCCCGTTGTTGCGCAGAGGCCGCTTGGTGTCCTCTGGAAGCAGACAACATGGCGACGAGCTCACATTGCATCCCGTCGAGCCCATCACTTCCCACCTCATGCGGCGGTGCGAGGGGGTCTACTTCTTCAGACACTGGTACATGAGGGCGCGCGGGTTGAGCATGTAGCGCTCGGAGCTGAGCAGCTTGGTGAGGTACTGGGGCCGGGGTGCCGCGTAAGACACGGCGGGGCTCACCGCCATCACCTCGGCGATCTTCTGCTTCATGCTGCTGATTTCCTTGTCCTGCCTCAGCAGCTTGTCTGACAGACGgacagacacacatacacaggaAAAGCAGTGTTACTagttgtaggaataattgtaaataagttatcttacatttgctgcaatgaagaactgctactgcttgcaatgaagaatgctttgcactcacattcacatagccgagccaattatcatatatttgctgccatgaagactgctttgcttgcaaagaagaattgcttctgcttgaaatgaagaatgctttgctctgttcacACTCACATAacctggctatttgaagatgactcaaaaagttGAAGAACCACAATATCTAACGCTAACTAATGGATTGAGCCAGTCTGCTTAGGTCGCCtgatttctgttaagaaatgattgtaaacttgaccacacgtactcggCAATCTTCCAcccacatgcacaacacaaacaagtacactgtgtaacTTCCAACTATTCcttgcatttacatttttagggttggaacacccatgtaactaggggcgtggaaaaccaaataaatagagaggttG
This genomic interval carries:
- the LOC144010611 gene encoding E3 SUMO-protein ligase ZBED1-like — translated: MEQWNETAARGVLGGKFFFQMQPDGSFNKSVVFCLFCQKQFAYHRNNSTLRYHLNAKHPFVNDAANTDDASRPATSRQHRKIGDVIGFRASESTTEKLTTAIVNWITLDCRPLSIVEDKGLENVLQIATCNPTLKMPCRETISDIIQQMYDTEKPLKLDALKNSQFVALTGDYWTSIRDEIYVGVTAHIVDVTHDTWHLQSFIVTVLNTDSRHVENCYEEFLSVAEIWGIQQKITTIGTESAPTTTAAERLLQFQHMPCIAHILQRTITFSLAESGFNGTLIKCRKIVAHFKHSPENTEELYQEQSRLGQENEPLVKDVSTRWNSTLDMIARLLKNQEAVFTALDKQKHALNMLTPSEILQLQMLVTVLEPCRFVTELLGGKTYVTCSVVLPALCHLQHTMEVSGDDSDCIVKFKTAFTKELAQRAATLNHDWLKMATVLDPRFKDLKCLKREERDEVWTRLEVLLQEQFDSSTTQEPKKKKRLLLSSFDSDSDSEEEAQWIGALKLYRSETTIGESDCPLHWWASRAATHPELSVLARKYLSSPATSVPCERLFSLAGHIVTKKRAALSAANVNRLVCLSNWLKEKENK